A section of the Hippea sp. KM1 genome encodes:
- a CDS encoding YqhA family protein translates to MDKRSKLEGIFEWLLWRSRLIVITAVIFGMIGAFIMFITASVDIWHTAKDTLSFFVNHYPEKDEFHSKLISQIIGAVDLYLIAVVMLIFSFGLYELFISDIDDAEDTKVGKRILSIHSLDELKDKIGKVVVMVLIVSFFKRMLHMHFDSPIYMLYFALCILALALSLYLMHKH, encoded by the coding sequence ATGGACAAAAGAAGCAAATTGGAAGGCATATTCGAGTGGCTCTTATGGAGAAGCAGGCTAATAGTCATAACCGCTGTGATATTCGGCATGATCGGCGCTTTTATAATGTTTATTACAGCAAGTGTCGATATATGGCACACAGCGAAAGATACGCTCTCCTTCTTTGTCAACCACTATCCAGAGAAAGACGAATTCCACAGTAAACTGATCAGCCAGATTATAGGGGCTGTGGATCTATACCTAATAGCCGTTGTTATGCTAATCTTCTCATTCGGCCTATACGAGCTATTCATAAGCGACATAGACGATGCAGAGGATACCAAGGTGGGAAAGAGGATCCTATCCATCCACTCCTTAGACGAACTGAAGGATAAAATAGGCAAGGTCGTTGTCATGGTGTTAATCGTCAGCTTCTTCAAAAGGATGCTCCATATGCACTTTGACAGCCCCATCTATATGCTCTATTTTGCCCTATGCATACTTGCACTTGCCCTATCCCTTTATCTGATGCATAAACACTAA